The Triticum aestivum cultivar Chinese Spring chromosome 7B, IWGSC CS RefSeq v2.1, whole genome shotgun sequence genome window below encodes:
- the LOC123156237 gene encoding uncharacterized protein — protein MDAVESSTSPYSPPSLRHKLRTTVCGCFGSPGSGGERQQSGGRTRWRRRVAAAEEFRYDPLSYALNFDNGGSGSDDGVKAEDTAFRYRNFNSRLQPSPAPASGAVAVA, from the coding sequence ATGGACGCTGTGGAGTCATCCACTTCGCCGTACTCGCCGCCTTCGCTGCGCCACAAGCTGCGGACCACCGTGTGCGGCTGCTTCGGCTCGCCGGGCAGCGGCGGGGAGAGGCAGCAAAGCGGGGGCAGGACCAGGTGGAGGCGGCGCGTGGCGGCCGCCGAGGAGTTTAGGTACGATCCGCTCAGCTACGCGCTCAACTTTGACAACGGCGGCAGCGGCAGTGACGACGGCGTGAAAGCAGAGGACACCGCCTTCCGGTACCGGAACTTCAACTCGCGCCTGCAGCCCTCGCCGGCGCCGGCCTCCGGAGCCGTCGCAGTCGCCTGA